GGAGTTTTCTTCTCCTCATCCTTTCGTGATTCCCAAAATGAGCGTTTGGATACGGTCCTATGTCAAGGTTTACAAGGTATGCCTCTCCATCTTCAATTCTTACATAAGAATCCTTAAAGCTTACCCTTCCCTCCTTAATGGATTTAACCTCAGTTCCAAGAAGGGAGATTCCTGCCTCAATCTTTTCTTCTACATCAAGTGTTAAAAGTGCCCTTCTGTTTTTTGCTATAACTCTCTCTATATTCATCCTTTTTATTATACAATTTGACGCTCTTTTTTCAATTTTTGTTCAATCTTTCTTGACAACACCTATACATATCCATATAATTTAAAAAAGTTT
This window of the Caldisericia bacterium genome carries:
- the smpB gene encoding SsrA-binding protein SmpB produces the protein MERVIAKNRRALLTLDVEEKIEAGISLLGTEVKSIKEGRVSFKDSYVRIEDGEAYLVNLDIGPYPNAHFGNHERMRRRKLLLHKRQILRLQGKLSEKGYTAVPLTIYINDRGLIKVEIGVGKGKKLYDRRRKLKEKDLKRRIEREVKYGY